The Pectobacterium sp. A5351 genome contains the following window.
TGCCCAGATTGCTGGCAAAGACGAACTTATTTTGGTGGTCGGCAATAATACTGTGCGCCTTCTCCCCTGTCGGCACCACCGTGACCACGCTCGCGTTCACCTTGCCGTCTTTATCAATGCCGTTAACCGCGACTTTATTACCACCGTACGAGGCGCTAAGCAGCCATTTTCCGGTGAAATCCATCGAAAGATAAGCCATGCTGTCTGGCAGCTCCGCTTTGCCTAATGGGCTTAGGGCACCGCTTTTAGGATCGATTTTATAACTCACCGCCGAGTAAGGAATGCCGCGCGTGGCCGCATACAGAAACGATTTATCCGGGCTCACGGCCATCGGCATCACTTTCGCCCCTGCGACCACTTTCCCAATAGCGGTCAATTCGCCGCTTTGTGTATTGAGAGTGTAGGCGTCGATGGCGCCGTCAGCGGCCGCCGAGACGTAAACGGCCGTTACCGCCTGCGCCCCCATCGACCACAGCGCTACGGCTGGCAGAAGTGTACATCCCATTAATACTGCAAGGCTTTTTTTCTTAACCACCTGATAATCCTTAAACATGATGTCCCCTGTCGATAATGTGATAGCGATACGCTAAATTAATCCCAGACAAAACGAAATATCCCCGTCAGACATCAGAAGTGTAAAGATATTCTGGCATCTCATTCGGCTCTGCCGGATACTATCGCTTCTGCTTTTAACATCATAAAAACGTTCACACTATGTCTCTTCAGCAACAATCTATGTATGGTCCGCCTCGTTGTTGCAAGAATAAAATTCAATAACGAGGTTGGGTCTGCGCTAATGTATTCGGAGTCTTTGTTGGAGGCTCTCGCCTACCGCTCCACGAATCAGTAACATTCGAAGGTGCTTATTGCCACGCTTACTTATCCCGAGTAATCGGGACTTACCCCGGAGGAATGCTGATGGGGCACTAACCCTAACACCTGTCCAAACCTAGTCTCAGCATAGTTGCTGAGAATGGAGGCGGACCATCGCATTAATCATGTTTAATTATTGACAACATAATTAATCGTTAGTATAAATAAAACATAAGCGCAACAAATAATTAACAAGGATGTTTAATGTGAATAATCTGTCGATCAGGAACCGCGAGCTAATTCCATTAAAAGGAATCAACAGTAATGTTGAATTTATTACTTTTCATGGATTGTCAGATGGAAAAGAGCACATTGCGCTAAAATTCTCCCACAGGGATGGAAATGCAGATCCTTTAGTCAGAATTCATTCTGAGTGTATGACTGGGGATATATTCCATTCTCTTCGATGTGACTGCGGTGAACAATTGACAGAAGCTCTCTCTTTGATGGATAAAAAGGGAGGGATTTTGCTTTATCTAAGACAAGAAGGCCGTGGTATTGGCTTATACAACAAAATAGACTCTTATCAATTACAACGTTCAGGTATGGATACTTACCAAGCGAATATAGAGCTTGGCTTTCCTCAGGATACCCGCGATTTTTCAATTGCCGCTCAAATGTTATATGCCTTGGATGTTAAATCAATAAAACTGTTAAGTAATAATCCAGAAAAAAAGATTCAGCTTGAGTTTCATGGAATTTCGGTTTCTCAACTCATCAATACTGGTACCTTTTTAAACGAATTCAACAAAGATTATTTAACTACAAAAAAATATAAAACAAACCATATTCTTAACGTATAAAGGCATATATACATGTACAAACATACTGCACCAATCAGTGGGGTTGCTACTGCCAAAAATAAATGGATATTGACAGCAGGATATGATAATCGAGTTATTTTATGGGATGCAAATACAAAATCTCCGATTAATCGTGTATTTCATGATCATTTAGTTAACCAGTGTACCTTCAGTCCGTGTGGGAATTTTATAGCCACTGTTAGTAGTGATTATAGTTGCAGAATATGGTCTTTTCCTGAAATGGGTTTAACAGGGATCATCAAATCACATAAAGATGATGTAGAGTCTGCCGCATTTCACCCTGAAGAAAATTTAATTGCCACCTGCTCTCGGGATAGAACAATTCTTATTTCCGATTTCCAAGGAAATACCAAACATCATCTTAAAGGCCATAAGGCTGATGTTATTTCTGTAGAGTGGAGTGCAAATAACAATCTGATAAGTTCTAGCGATGATGGAACAATCAGGGTATGGAACATTCAGACAGGAGAGGAAGTTGAGTGCATTGACCTCGATGAGGTCGAAACTGACACTATCGTTATTGCATCTTGCGGAACTATTTATGCTGGCAATGATAACGGCGAAATTATTACTATTTCCCAAGGTAAAATAAAAACCACTCCAGCACATGAAGCGGGGATAAAACGCCTGATATACGATAACAATAGAGAAGTTATTGTTAGCCTGAGTTACGACCGAAAAATGAAATTATGGCGCCGGTATGATGGTGGGCTTGAGAATTATCACACAACAGATTTGCCTTCTATCATTTGGCCACGTTCCTGCGCATTTTTGGATGAAGACAACCTTGTTTTCGCATCATTTGGTGATAGCTATGCTCAATACAATATTTCCGAAAAAAAATGGCAACTAAGGCATATCAAGCCGACTCATGGACTGAATGCTGTTCAGTTATTAAACGGGAAGTTATGGAGCGTGGGTGATGCAGGAACTGTTTTCTGTGAAGAGAACAACGTTGCTGAGATGGGCAGTTTATGCAATTTCCTATGTGAGTTTAAAGGAACATTGCTAACGGGTGGTCAGATGGGAACTTTATTTGACGCAAGAACAGGGGAAGTGGTTTATCAGCACCATTCTCCACTTAATTGTGCATATAGTTCTAGCGGGGATAAT
Protein-coding sequences here:
- a CDS encoding GTP cyclohydrolase II yields the protein MFNVNNLSIRNRELIPLKGINSNVEFITFHGLSDGKEHIALKFSHRDGNADPLVRIHSECMTGDIFHSLRCDCGEQLTEALSLMDKKGGILLYLRQEGRGIGLYNKIDSYQLQRSGMDTYQANIELGFPQDTRDFSIAAQMLYALDVKSIKLLSNNPEKKIQLEFHGISVSQLINTGTFLNEFNKDYLTTKKYKTNHILNV
- a CDS encoding WD40 repeat domain-containing protein — its product is MYKHTAPISGVATAKNKWILTAGYDNRVILWDANTKSPINRVFHDHLVNQCTFSPCGNFIATVSSDYSCRIWSFPEMGLTGIIKSHKDDVESAAFHPEENLIATCSRDRTILISDFQGNTKHHLKGHKADVISVEWSANNNLISSSDDGTIRVWNIQTGEEVECIDLDEVETDTIVIASCGTIYAGNDNGEIITISQGKIKTTPAHEAGIKRLIYDNNREVIVSLSYDRKMKLWRRYDGGLENYHTTDLPSIIWPRSCAFLDEDNLVFASFGDSYAQYNISEKKWQLRHIKPTHGLNAVQLLNGKLWSVGDAGTVFCEENNVAEMGSLCNFLCEFKGTLLTGGQMGTLFDARTGEVVYQHHSPLNCAYSSSGDNSLCVVGSYTGEGIILREVNNRIQVTDIVSLHQNAIKGVALSDSLIFSVCADSAAAFHKISDLSCHKYIPKAHDKIANGCDGTNSGTFVSISRDLKLRVWNDEKATAIETPSQNSIKCVALSKNNKYIAIGNYTGWVGIYDLTSERWSYWHRRSFSGISSIKSTADNFVFSTYEGICEYVISE